A single region of the Sorghum bicolor cultivar BTx623 chromosome 7, Sorghum_bicolor_NCBIv3, whole genome shotgun sequence genome encodes:
- the LOC110437397 gene encoding uncharacterized protein LOC110437397 yields MARLLHHMSLVAPAIISLLLLLLLLLAAALAAAAAAGDTLEKKVGMRFRRANKEEAQWLDRYAETHEPLGAGPLRMVRATPEQEHWLNRFSDVATTDDGEDGAGGSGDNIDFDDDNPYVQALRDWVKRLIKQSLEKGGQTENPFQDL; encoded by the exons ATGGCTCGGCTTCTTCACCACATGTCCCTCGTCGCTCCGGCCATCATctccctcctgctgctgctgctgctgctgcttgcagCTGCTCTCGCCGCAGCTGCTGCCGCAGGGGATACGCTGGAGAAGAAGGTCGGCATGAGATTTCGGCGCGCGAACAAGGAGGAGGCGCAGTGGCTGGACCGCTACGCGGAGACACACGAGCCGCTGGGTGCCGGCCCGCTCAGGATGGTTCGTGCCACACCGGAGCAGGAGCACTGGCTGAACCGCTTCAGCGACGTCGCCACCACGGATGACGGCGAGGATGgcgccggcggcagcggcgacAACATCGATTTCGACGATGACAATCC TTACGTTCAGGCCTTGCGAGACTGGGTCAAGCGCTTGATCAAGCAGAGTTTGGAGAAAGGAGGTCAGACGGAG AATCCGTTCCAGGATCTTTAG